One Acropora palmata chromosome 2, jaAcrPala1.3, whole genome shotgun sequence genomic window carries:
- the LOC141874429 gene encoding adenosine receptor A2a-like, with protein MTATLENKDFHYPINCILNAFLCFTAITLNCITIHALRKTSSLPKPLRILLLSLAVSDVGVGFLAQPLYSALLGIAWLQGTKNNLNYDSVYNAFITSLNLFSAASYTGVVILALDRFLAIHLHLRYHELVTQERLLAVVVLNWVSAAMLSFLRLLVSKYIIYRIYAFLLISSVIMTSILYCKIYATTARHANQIHVMQVDSMRQTGQVGDAARLRKSIAGTFLVYLAFLLCYLPHFATFVAIFISGPSDTVQVWRSYAVTIIYLNSSLNPLIYCWKMRQIRHTVVEMLRANVLRCRRLEITQTAKRSQKRSSEFPIPSTVNMRRDELPR; from the coding sequence ATGACAGCCACACtggaaaacaaagattttcattACCCAATCAATTGCATTCTCAACGCATTTCTATGTTTTACCGCCATCACGCTAAACTGTATCACGATCCATGCATTGAGAAAAACTTCGTCTTTACCAAAACCACTGAGAATACTTCTCCTTAGCCTAGCGGTGTCAGATGTGGGCGTCGGTTTCTTAGCGCAACCTTTGTACTCTGCCTTGCTAGGCATTGCCTGGCTTCAAGGGacgaaaaataatttgaattacGACAGTGTCTACAATGCATTTATTACTTCTTTGAATCTGTTCTCTGCCGCGTCCTACACGGGCGTAGTAATTCTAGCACTCGACAGATTCCTGGCCATTCACCTTCATCTGAGATATCATGAGTTGGTCACTCAAGAGCGCCTCCTCGCTGTCGTAGTCTTAAACTGGGTTTCCGCCGCGATGCTCTCCTTCCTGAGGTTGCTGGTTTCTAAATACATCATCTACCGGATTTATGCCTTTCTCCTCATATCCAGTGTCATCATGACGTCAATTCTGTACTGCAAGATATACGCAACCACCGCACGTCATGCGAACCAAATTCATGTTATGCAAGTAGACTCGATGAGGCAGACTGGCCAGGTTGGGGATGCCGCAAGGCTGAGAAAATCCATCGCGGGGACGTTCTTGGTGTATCTGGCATTTCTTCTCTGTTATTTGCCACATTTTGCAACCTTCGTTGCTATCTTTATCTCGGGACCTAGTGACACTGTGCAGGTATGGCGAAGTTATGCCGTAACGATCATTTACCTCAATTCATCTCTCAATCCGTTGATTTACTGCTGGAAAATGAGGCAGATTCGACACACGGTCGTGGAAATGTTGAGGGCGAATGTTTTACGATGCCGCAGGCTGGAAATCACGCAAACAGCAAAACGCTCTCAAAAGCGTTCGTCAGAGTTCCCGATACCTAGCACGGTCAACATGAGGCGGGATGAACTACCTCGTTAA